The DNA window atagacttttaataacttcatggtattcattaacatacaaacattaaagcctaaggtacaactataAATTGTAAGAAAGTGTATTTACTTCAACCCAAAGATTTGGATggatttttaaaattctaactcATACGCAATCTATTTAATTTTCTCTCTGTCGCTTCACATAACATCTTTTCTtatcttctctcctctcatctatctctatcactctctcaaattttcgaaatatatctctatatatattttcatctttccattttatttttttcatttttggctgaatgttcatttaataattttttattttaatatcacgagaaattttgaattctagaattgatttgtgatttttaatttatgatttatacaaattaatataatattcaataataataaaagatgatccaaaaaaatgttgttttattcttaataattaatattctcGTAACAaccataattttttaaattcattttagaattttcaattaatatgtaagctataatatttttatacaaaattatattcacacaggactaaataatattcttttcacatgcatattatcaatttaaaaacaaGGTTACAgattaatcaattgatgtattttaaaaaatttataaacatGCATACAAATCTACATATATACACATGTaaagattaaatgatttaacttttaaataagtacatttatttattaatataaatattaaaaaataatttcaaacttaatatgttatatatgtcaattaattattggttcaaagaaattaataaaaaataatatgttatgattaagtacaaaatttataaaattctataaaaaaatcctcaaaattctataaattttttgtagaaaagtctacataaatctgtttataaatttGTGAGATTCtgtaaaaatcaataaaattctatcaaatccataaaagtatatcatttgaaaaagTTATCAAAACTCTGAATTAAACATACTCCGCTAAGATATACATATCTGCTACTATCATCTTATGCATAAGTAGTCATATAGTGGCCCAATACCCTGAGTTATAAAACACAACTTGTTGAGCAATAGTCTTGTCACATTTTCCTTTCAATCTTGCAGACAACCTTCTATCACATGACAGTCATGATATCATCCCTCGTTTCATCCTTACTACTTTAATTTTATGGTTAATATCATCTTTAATGTCCTCAATATTTTGAATACTAGATCTTAAATAACGAAAAATTTTACGCTATGAGACTTCTAGTCAATATCAATTGAAATACTCATTCATTTAGATTGGGACCATATAGCATtacaataatataataaaaaaaacttttttttttgacataaaaaaaaaaaaaaaaacttgattATCTAAAAATGGGCTAATTTTTTCAGCTGACGAACTCTTTTAGAAACAATGGAGTTAGTACTGTGAAAGTCTCCTCACTAGCGCGCGTACACATACACACACGTGTACGAAACGACCCGACAAATCGTAAGGTGCCTATATTTCTGACGCAATAGCTCCCATTTTTTGGAGACAGCTCACAAATTAAAGGGATGGCTGGGGAGATTGAAGAGGTCAAATCTTGAGAAAAACGGAAAAAATTTGATCTGTCTTTCTTTTGTTGATTGGATGGGAGTTTGAATCCAAATGAAATCTTTGATTTCTATAAATTAActaaatttgaaatttgaaccGATAGTTCCCGTCTCTGGTTGACCTCTATTTCTGTCCCTCTCTCTTCCCTTCCATTCCCTTCTTTTGTCTCCCACGCTTTCGGTTAACTTCTGTCCTGTCCTCATTCACCTTCTCCTCGCCACCCCTCCAAAAATTCTCACTTTTTTCGAACGACCCACGAAAAAGCTGACAAATTTCTCATTTATTCGTTCCCAACACATTTATATTCCTTTCAAGATTTCTTTCCATTCTTTCAAGTTGGGTTGTTTCTTTTGTTTTGGTTACggctttttaattaaattcttaGAGGTGGCGATGGATTCCGGGAGGAGGCGTATGAGGTGGGCTTTCCTTATTTTGTTCTTGGTTGATTTGATGTGTGTGGTGAAGGGTAATGTGGTCTTCGAAGTTCATCACAAATACGGTGGTCGCGGGGAGAAGGCGGCTTTGAGCTCCCTGAGGGCACATGATTCGCGGCGCCACGGCAGGATGCTAGCTTCCATGGATTTTCAGTTAGGGGGAGATGGATCACCCACTAATGCAGCGTATGCGTTCCCTACATATGCTTGTTCTTCATGTGGATGATCTATTTTGGTTTATGATCATCGGTACTTTATGCTCGTGAGAATTTCTCGTCACGGCTTATGGAATCATGGTCAAAATCGGGATTTTTTATTTGCTAAGATGATAAATTGTTTCTAATCCGAAATCTGAGGCTTAGAATGCTGTGTGTTTATGAGATTTTCTCAGTTGTTCCTATCTTGATTTAGTTTTAAGAGGTAAATTGCTCTTGTTCGTTAGATTGTCTTTTGTTTTCCTATGAAATAAGTTCCACATTTTCCTCACAAGTTTTAATCTGAATAAGGCAAGTCCACTTACATTGGAGGAAACATTTATATAGGAATATGAAATTTAATGAAGTGGTTGATTTGAGCAAAGATAGAGATGTATTTGATTCGAGACATATATATAAGATATAGTTTCCTGTCTAAGGGATCCATATATTTCCAGTCACTTGTGTTTTCTTGTTCTATACAAAATCTGAACACAGTATCTGTACTCTTGCCATTTTTCGACTAGATTCTTGTTAAGAAGGAAAGATAATTTTTCTCTAAAAAAAAGCCAGAGAATTTTTCTTTCGATTGTCTAAAATGCATATGTATGAAAATGCTGTTTTTGTGATGATCGGCGATCACCTAATATTTCTAGGCCTGTTCAATTTTTTCTTTGGTCTATTTATAACAGTTGCTGCCAGTAGACAATGTTTTATTCTTGTTGCTGGCATTAGAGTAAGGTGTGGAGGTGTTTCGTGTTTGTCATCTCTACTAGAATGCTTCTACTTCAAAATTTCGCGAAAGTCTTGTTTGGCTTAGTCATCAATCAGTTACGAGAGTCCAATCAGTTTCTTGAGTGGTGATTACATACATTGTGACTAGTCGCTGAACGCTTAATCAAACAGAACGAAGATATGAAAAAATTGTTCACCCATAAAGTGACTACTGTACCGTGTGATTAGTGTTGAAGATTGTTCTAATATCAttacaaaaatatattaatggCACCTGATAAAGTGGGGGTCAAACATTGAGATCAAGCAATTAGTTTCTTTGCAGATCATGGTTTGGCATACCTTCACTGATTAACATAATTAAGCATGCAATCAAGGAGCTTTATATCTTAGACAACAAGAGAAATTCTGGATTTTTTACGCTTGAAAACTAAACATGCATTGATAAATTTAGCGACTGAAAGAATACGGTCTACATAATTGCAAAAACGATGATATTCGTTTctctcttttcttttctttttctttttttttttttactttttttggcTTTAAGATCATATTTATTTCCAAATGACCGCAAGTATGCAATTCTTTTAGCATGAATTGCATCCATTTGATGTGTTCAAGGAACCCTAATTTTACTTTTGCACTAGTTGTCCATTTATTTTTAGACACCGGTCTTATGTATTTATGTGTGATCTTCCCAACGAGGTGTTGATTGTCCAACAACCTTGGATTGCTAAGGACTGTTTTTCCCCAGCTAATTAGCTCATTTTTTTAACAGTTTTGAAATTTTCATTTGATAAATTTGTGCAGGCTCTATTACACCAAAATAACAATTGGGACTCCTCCAGTTGACTATCATGTCCAAGTTGATACAGGAAGTGATATTTTGTGGGTGAATTGTCATAACTGTCTTAGGTGCCCCACTAAAAGTGATCTTAATGTACGTCTACTTTCCTGTCCTGTTCTCTTTTTTGGTTCTATTTGtctcaaaaattaaaattttagctgTTGAATATGGAATCTTAACTTTTAAGACTGTCCACTTGCACAGTCTGATGTACACCTCATAAGTCATAATCAGTTATTTTTCACCTTGGAGCTAGAATTTGTAGCTTATGATTTGTGTTCGTCTGCCAGATACCCTTGCAGCAGTATGACTTGAAGGCATCCTCTACAGGAAAGACGATCTCTTGTGACCAGGCTTTTTGCGCTTCCGTATTCAACGCTCCTAGTTCAGATTGCAAGGTTGGATTTAACTGCGAATATGCTATTACCTACGGAGATGGGAGCAGAACTGAGGGTTACTTTGTCAGAGATTATTTTAGATTTGATCAAGTGACTGGAAACCTTCTAACTTCAGCAATGAATGGATCCATAGCATTTGGGTGGGGTTTTTATTTCGACTCTCAGAATTTATTGTTaggtttttttttgttgtttccaGTTCTTATCATCTTGCATCAGCTATTAACTAGGCATCCTATATATTCATGCTAAGGCATTCACAATACGAACCTTTCACATTGAAACAGTAGACCTTTAGCATTGTTGCACATGTTTGGAATAGCTTCAACTTTGGTGGCAATTGTTGAATCAATCTCAATGCTTTATTGAACTTGGATGCACATATTTTTGGAAGCGCTTTCAGTAGTTACGACCAATTTTCTTATTAAGAAGATGATTTAGCAATATGCAGTTTTTCCATGCTTTTGTTGTAGACTAGAGCATGAGAAATGTAGATAGGGAATTACGAAAAAGGGAGAGTATCTGATTTCTTATTTAACGAAATAGTTTTTCCCATCTTCTTCATCCATTTCATTGTCCATTCTCTAATATAGAGGAAAAAGTTTAGTACCTAACTGATCTCAACAATGCAGGTAGAAGGGTTGGATCTTTTCAGCCACTCTATGTTAAGCTGTTGAATTTTATGGTGTGTATTATTATTTATCGTTGTATGTGCATGGGTTATTATATATTTGAAACTTAAACAATTCTACATTTGTAAGTACTTATCTTATAAAGTTCACTTGTAAACACTTTCCCACATTTGAAAGAAAGTTATTGTATTCATATAGTTTGCCTTAGTCAAACGTCCGTTATAAAAATTACATATTTCTGTTGCTATGCAATAAACTTCAGTTCTTGTTAGATATCTAAACCCATATTTTCAACTGTGGCAGGATATAAATCAATTGTAATCCTTATTTGGATAAGGATTTTATTTCTATATTTTCCATAAGAAAGACTAGAATTCTACCTTGCTGTTGGAATAATCTCAGTATATTTTTAAGGAATGCCAAAGTTCCTCCGATCTTAGTTTGAGGTATAGGCTCAAAAGAGTAGGTTGATGACCATCAGTGCTTTCGGCAATGCCAGTTAGTGGGTGTTAGATATTACGTGAATTAACTCAATGTTCTGGATTTTCTGAACTTTTTTATTTTGTCTTTGCTTTTCCtttatttttaacttttttGCACTATGGAGAAGGGAAtttcttaattttattttttggatataTTTAACATAATAATTTGACAGGTTGAAATCTGAAAATTTTCATCTACTCATACTTCTAAAATGATTGCTTCTAAAATGAGTCTTCCGGATTCTTGTCTTTCAATATTTCCTTTGTCAGATTCTTTACAGCTTAAATAATATGCCTTTTCTGTCTCTGACGTATGTATTATCTAAGATAGGTGCTCGGCTAAACAATCGGGAGAGCTTGGTTCATCTTCTGAGGCAGTTGATGGAATAATTGGTTTTGGACAAGCAAATACGTCTGTTCTTTCTCAGCTTGCTTCATCTGGAAAGGTGAAAAAGATCTTTTCACATTGCCTGGACAGCTATAAGGGAGGTGGCATTTTTGCTATTGGAGAAGTAGTTCAGCCAAAAGTAAATAGAACAAAACTCCTCCAAAATGAGTATGTGGCTTTATAATtgtttgtatttttcttttttctgcATTGGAGTTATATTGGGAGGTGTGTAGTTTatgttttattatattatattgttaTGTGTCTTGAGCTGTCGGAATCTATCTCCTATGCAGTAGCTCACATTATGTCagaatttatttaaaaacctCAATCCTAATCTGAATTTATAACATATGATCGAGAATCTCATAATCACTCTGCTTGGAAGCCTTTTATCTTATATCTGGCCCCAAATACAATGCATTAACTATATTACAGTACACGATCCAGCTTCTCATACAGCATATGACTTTATATGAAAGGTGCCTGATGATATTAGATTCTCTAAAAGTCAAAAAGGTTTCCTTTGGAAAGATGATAACCTTCAACCATTGGTATTATTACATGTGAATAATGTTGAACTATTTGGTTCTTGCCTGTCATTGATCTCTCTGAGGTGAGAGAAATTAGATTGTCACCATCTACAGCAGATCAAATCATCCTAGCAATCACCATGTTTTATGCTACCTCTTTTGGCACTGCTTGATTAATTCAACTTCCAACTGCACACCATTCACTGTGTTGATTATTGTCCCATTTTTGCCACAGATCCATGGCAACCATAGTAGCTATTTAGCCTgtgaaaaatgatgaagttgtcCGCTATGGTTTTAGCAATACGGCTTCTTAAATAATTacctctttttatttttattgattaACTTCACAATTTTGATTAAACCTTTTTTAGCAGGCAACATTATAATGTTGTTTTGAAGGAGATTGACGTGGGTGGTCAGTTGCTTAATCTTCCTACCGATATATTTGACACGGGATCTAGTACGGGGACTATAATTGACAGTGGCACAACCTTGGCCTATCTTCCAAACAATGCTTATCAACAAGTTGTAGACAAGGTAAATCTAATATTCCCAAACCTCGCAGAGATATTAATACATTCTTGGTGCTAATGTTAGTTCATGTTATTTACTCGTTGATCTTTCCATGTGACATGTATGTTCTAACATTTTCCTCTCtctatctctctctctctctctctctatataCCTTTGTCATTAGATGATGGTGCAGCAACCAAATTTGAAAACTCATATAGTTGAACAgcaattcaaatgtttttattacaGTGAGAAGTAAGTATCGTTTCTTAGCTCGAATTCCCTCTTCATTCTCTATATCTATTTGTGGGTGTAATAGATGCCAGTATAATAAAAGTCAATGCCCTGTTCTATCAACATGTTATCTTCACTCAAATCAGCATATTTGTAACTTTAAATTAAACTGCTATTCAATCTAGAGTTCGATTCGAAGCTCAAACATCTTAATAGTTTTAGCTTGACTTCGGTTTAAATCAAAGTTCAAGTTCAAACTTTGAATGCCAGTTTAATACAAGTCAATGCCCTTTTCTCCTCGATGAACTTTGCCTTCATAAAATCCAATataattatttgcatgtttctgCAGTGTTGATGACGGATTTCCAGTTGTCACATTTCATTTTGAGGGCGGACTCTCTTTGCCAGTTTATCCTCATGATTATCTATTTGAAGTTCGTGTAAGTAAGCCGATTAATTTGGTTGTGTATTGTGGTTGATTGTCTTGGGATGATTGATTTGTCTTTGGGCCACTGGTGTGTCACATTTACTGATTTACATTTGATAGTTTAATCcagtaaaaaaaacaaaaattcatataagcagacatttctttttcatttctttTATTGTTTATTAGTTGTTCCAGTTTCTCGtgttttgattttatatatttatgtgaTGAGCATCtgatagattagtatagattgaTTATTAGAATTGGGTGAGGATGATCGAGTGGGGAAAACAATCTGGTTGATGTGTTCATGGGAAGTTTTTAAGGAGAAATAGATATACAAATGGGACTCGTACTATTTAGTTGTAAAATGTGAAGACATGAGTGTAATGAACCATGTGGAAAAAGAGAGGTCATTAGGGCAGGctgtatattatttattatttctaGTGAAAAAAGTAGTTTCTCATGTGATGCTTATTGTTAAGCTAGCTTAAGCAGGAGAATGATGAGAAAGGGCTTCTTAAAGGTTTTGAGGTGACTCAGACAAAACTATTCTTAGGTACTTTATAAGCAGAGTCTGAGATTGTTCTGCTCTTGAAGATGAATCTGATGACAGCTGAACCATCACTTGGTGATGAACACACCTTTTTTGTGTGCCCTCGGGAGCTTTGACAG is part of the Primulina eburnea isolate SZY01 chromosome 1, ASM2296580v1, whole genome shotgun sequence genome and encodes:
- the LOC140822747 gene encoding aspartic proteinase 36-like isoform X2 — translated: MDSGRRRMRWAFLILFLVDLMCVVKGNVVFEVHHKYGGRGEKAALSSLRAHDSRRHGRMLASMDFQLGGDGSPTNAALYYTKITIGTPPVDYHVQVDTGSDILWVNCHNCLRCPTKSDLNIPLQQYDLKASSTGKTISCDQAFCASVFNAPSSDCKVGFNCEYAITYGDGSRTEGYFVRDYFRFDQVTGNLLTSAMNGSIAFGCSAKQSGELGSSSEAVDGIIGFGQANTSVLSQLASSGKVKKIFSHCLDSYKGGGIFAIGEVVQPKVNRTKLLQNEQHYNVVLKEIDVGGQLLNLPTDIFDTGSSTGTIIDSGTTLAYLPNNAYQQVVDKMMVQQPNLKTHIVEQQFKCFYYSENVDDGFPVVTFHFEGGLSLPVYPHDYLFEVRDTEYCIGWQNSEMQTKDGKEITLLGDLALSDKLILYDLENQTIGWTQYNCSSSIKVKDEATGNTYAVGAHNISAAFNVSGVNVLSFLLLIVALFNLIE
- the LOC140822747 gene encoding aspartic proteinase 36-like isoform X1 codes for the protein MDSGRRRMRWAFLILFLVDLMCVVKGNVVFEVHHKYGGRGEKAALSSLRAHDSRRHGRMLASMDFQLGGDGSPTNAALYYTKITIGTPPVDYHVQVDTGSDILWVNCHNCLRCPTKSDLNIPLQQYDLKASSTGKTISCDQAFCASVFNAPSSDCKVGFNCEYAITYGDGSRTEGYFVRDYFRFDQVTGNLLTSAMNGSIAFGCSAKQSGELGSSSEAVDGIIGFGQANTSVLSQLASSGKVKKIFSHCLDSYKGGGIFAIGEVVQPKVNRTKLLQNDRQHYNVVLKEIDVGGQLLNLPTDIFDTGSSTGTIIDSGTTLAYLPNNAYQQVVDKMMVQQPNLKTHIVEQQFKCFYYSENVDDGFPVVTFHFEGGLSLPVYPHDYLFEVRDTEYCIGWQNSEMQTKDGKEITLLGDLALSDKLILYDLENQTIGWTQYNCSSSIKVKDEATGNTYAVGAHNISAAFNVSGVNVLSFLLLIVALFNLIE